From Thamnophis elegans isolate rThaEle1 chromosome 12, rThaEle1.pri, whole genome shotgun sequence, one genomic window encodes:
- the MAP7D3 gene encoding MAP7 domain-containing protein 3 isoform X1, with the protein MAEGNGGGAPPGVATPPPSTLKGLREQMVAAAQALAEERRNQGGVSTVSLQAPISTKAKPVLDGSLLKSEERQRLARERREEREKQHAAKETQILEKEKKAKLQYEKQIEEKQKRLKEQKLKEQQRRAAVEQKRKQKIEEEKVHYEAVVHRTLARSQRLDSRQKRWSWSGSVTDTSGKAEAPAVAEASKRSASALNLKQPETPLHKRLSSSAALLNSPSVGAAKRSSSLNRLNNKGSLSSEQGLLNASQAEQKGEPEKKRSSSLSRMSNKLPEIENVQKEEKAARRLAENTSVSRLLTPTQASLARSKSAATLSAEGKDPAASVSSPAHLPKVPLRSRSTDRLKGAASSSEHAPSESTQKPEPAKQPPSSTGRRAPSPSLPGSRRSISPGNVGKLPPSPATIRRRPQQSSTNVSRQRPSSPMAVPKPAPIQRPPLTLNVLGVTKKKSEVESSAAPQEQETTGLPSEKESPAGLPKTKEDASGKTLPGTTTAEEASKILAEKRRLAREQREREDQEKLQREEEERIRKEELASLAQEKQAQEEAALREMEELKRAEEEEQQQLAEKERIQKEQEEQEKLVELQLQREEAEAKAFEEAEKQRQERERIMQQNLQERMERKKRIEEIMKRTRKAERSDAKNEDKSNEEDEDTEEEEEQGLEKQDQPEKSKCEDPSLEDSPEALCRFTLLHEGSKMGADDVFLNGNKREEEEERSEDGPSLYFGQSVETSIPAKGPVIENSEILQVNEANRPVAFIPNFNGKTSAWDFEEIIDLGVHPKTGRLSSESLAADVPGQKFRDGPPLPASPKLAFEEDGGMNPLTKPIEAASDL; encoded by the exons ATGGCGGAGGGGAACGGCGGAGGGGCGCCTCCCGGGGTCGCCACGCCGCCTCCCTCGACCCTGAAGGGGCTGCGGGAGCAGATGG TTGCTGCGGCCCAAGCATTAGCCGAAGAAAGAAGGAACCAAGGAGGGGTTAGCACTGTTTCACTCCAGGCCCCAATTAGCACAAAAGCAAAaccag TGCTGGATGGTTCTCTCTTGAAGTCAGAAGAACGGCAAAGATTGGCTCGGGAACGTCGAGAAGAGCGGGAGAAACAGCATG CTGCCAAAGAAACCCAGAtcctggagaaggagaagaaagcgaAGCTGCAGTACGAAAAGCAAATAGAAGAGAAGCAGAAACGGCTGAAGGAGCAGAAGCTGAAAGAGCAGCAGAGAAGGGCTGCGGTGGAGCAGAAGCGGAAACAGAAGATCGAAGAGGAAAAA GTGCATTACGAAGCGGTGGTCCATCGAACGTTGGCACGCAGCCAGCGGTTGGATTCGCGACAGAAACGGTGGTCGTGGAGCGGGTCGGTGACAGACACCAGCGGGAAGGCAG AAGCCCCCGCTGTAGCTGAAG CCAGCAAGCGCTCTGCATCAGCACTCAACCTCAAACAGCCCGAAACGCCTCTCCACAAGCGCCTCTCCTCCTCGGCAGCGCTTCTCAATTCTCCCAGCGTAG GCGCAGCTAAAAGGAGCTCTTCCCTAAACAGGCTGAATAACAAAGGATCTCTGAGTTCGGAGCAAGGACTACTCAACGCTTCACAAGCAGAGCAGAAAG GAGAACCGGAGAAGAAACGGAGTTCATCGTTGAGCAGAATGAGCAATAAACTTCCCGAAATAGAAAACgtacagaaagaagaaaaagcag CTCGCCGTTTGGCCGAGAACACTTCCGTCAGCCGCCTGCTCACCCCCACCCAGGCCTCTCTAGCCAGGAGTAAGAGCGCAGCCACCTTGTCTGCTGAGGGCAAAGATCCCGCAG CTTCCGTCAGCTCCCCAGCCCACCTCCCCAAAGTGCCATTACGTAGCCGCAGCACAGACCGGTTGAAGGGAGCGGCTTCCTCCTCCGAACACGCCCCGTCGGAATCCACACAG AAACCTGAGCCAGCCAAGCAGCCCCCGTCTTCCACAGGGAGGAGAGCGCCTTCCCCGTCTCTGCCTGGCTCCAGGCGCTCCATCTCACCCGGGAACGTGGGGAAGCTCCCTCCGTCTCCAGCAACAATAAG ACGCAGGCCGCAGCAATCTTCCACAAATGTCTCACGGCAGCGGCCATCCTCACCCATGGCGGTCCCTAAACCGGCCCCGATTCAGCGCCCACCCCTCACCCTGAACGTCCTCGGCGTCACCAAAAAGAAGAGCGAGGTGGAGAGCAGTGCGGCTCCCCAGGAGCAGGAAACCACCGGGCTCCCCTCGGAGAAAGAATCGCCCGCCGGACTGCCTAAAACCAAAGAag ATGCGAGTGGCAAAACTCTTCCAGGGACCACAACTGCTGAAGAAGCATCGAAGATCTTGGCAGAAAAACGCCGCCTTGCCCGGGAACAGCGAGAGCGTGAAGACCAGGAAAAGCttcaaagagaagaggaagaaag AATCCGGAAGGAGGAGCTGGCCAGCTTAGCCCAGGAAAAGCAGGCGCAGGAGGAGGCCGCCCTCCGAGAGATGGAGGAGCTGAAGAGAGCAGAAgaagaggagcagcagcagctggcCGAGAAGGAGCGGATTCAGAAGGAGCAGGAAGAGCAGGAGAAGCTGGTGGAGCTTCAGCTGCAG CGGGAAGAAGCCGAGGCAAAGGCTTTCGAAGAGGCCGAGAAACAGCGGCAGGAACGGGAGCGGATTATGCAGCAGAACCTGCAGGAGAGGATGGAGAGGAAGAAG AGAATCGAAGAAATTATGAAGAGGACGCGGAAGGCCGAGCGAAGCGACGCTAAA AATGAAGACAAGTCGAATGAGGAAGATGAGGAcactgaagaagaggaagagcagggtcTCGAAAAGCAAGATCAGCCGG AAAAGTCCAAATGCGAGGACCCCTCCCTTGAAGACAGCCCGGAGGCCTTGTGCCGTTTCACTTTGCTGCACGAAGGCTCGAAAATGGGAGCGGACGACGTCTTCCTCAATGGGAACAagcgggaggaagaggaggagaggagtgaGGATGGGCCCTCCCTGTATTTCGGCCAGTCAGTAGAAACCAG tATTCCAGCCAAAGGACCAGTCATCGAGAACTCGGAAATCCTGCAGGTGAACGAAGCCAACCGCCCCGTGGCGTTCATCCCAAATTTCAACGGAAAAACTTCCGCGTGGGATTTCGAAGAAATCATTGATCTCGGGGTGCATCCTAAGACAGGCAGGCTGAGTTCGGAGAGTCTCGCGGCTGATGTGCCCGGCCAGAAGTTCAGAGACGGCCCTCCGTTACCGGCAAGCCCAAAGCTGGCGTTTGAGGAGGACGGTGGCATGAATCCCTTGACCAAACCCATCGAGGCGGCATCAG ACCTGTGA
- the MAP7D3 gene encoding MAP7 domain-containing protein 3 isoform X3, with protein MAEGNGGGAPPGVATPPPSTLKGLREQMVAAAQALAEERRNQGGVSTVSLQAPISTKAKPVLDGSLLKSEERQRLARERREEREKQHAAKETQILEKEKKAKLQYEKQIEEKQKRLKEQKLKEQQRRAAVEQKRKQKIEEEKVHYEAVVHRTLARSQRLDSRQKRWSWSGSVTDTSGKAEAPAVAEASKRSASALNLKQPETPLHKRLSSSAALLNSPSVGAAKRSSSLNRLNNKGSLSSEQGLLNASQAEQKGEPEKKRSSSLSRMSNKLPEIENVQKEEKAASVSSPAHLPKVPLRSRSTDRLKGAASSSEHAPSESTQKPEPAKQPPSSTGRRAPSPSLPGSRRSISPGNVGKLPPSPATIRRRPQQSSTNVSRQRPSSPMAVPKPAPIQRPPLTLNVLGVTKKKSEVESSAAPQEQETTGLPSEKESPAGLPKTKEDASGKTLPGTTTAEEASKILAEKRRLAREQREREDQEKLQREEEERIRKEELASLAQEKQAQEEAALREMEELKRAEEEEQQQLAEKERIQKEQEEQEKLVELQLQREEAEAKAFEEAEKQRQERERIMQQNLQERMERKKRIEEIMKRTRKAERSDAKNEDKSNEEDEDTEEEEEQGLEKQDQPEKSKCEDPSLEDSPEALCRFTLLHEGSKMGADDVFLNGNKREEEEERSEDGPSLYFGQSVETSIPAKGPVIENSEILQVNEANRPVAFIPNFNGKTSAWDFEEIIDLGVHPKTGRLSSESLAADVPGQKFRDGPPLPASPKLAFEEDGGMNPLTKPIEAASDL; from the exons ATGGCGGAGGGGAACGGCGGAGGGGCGCCTCCCGGGGTCGCCACGCCGCCTCCCTCGACCCTGAAGGGGCTGCGGGAGCAGATGG TTGCTGCGGCCCAAGCATTAGCCGAAGAAAGAAGGAACCAAGGAGGGGTTAGCACTGTTTCACTCCAGGCCCCAATTAGCACAAAAGCAAAaccag TGCTGGATGGTTCTCTCTTGAAGTCAGAAGAACGGCAAAGATTGGCTCGGGAACGTCGAGAAGAGCGGGAGAAACAGCATG CTGCCAAAGAAACCCAGAtcctggagaaggagaagaaagcgaAGCTGCAGTACGAAAAGCAAATAGAAGAGAAGCAGAAACGGCTGAAGGAGCAGAAGCTGAAAGAGCAGCAGAGAAGGGCTGCGGTGGAGCAGAAGCGGAAACAGAAGATCGAAGAGGAAAAA GTGCATTACGAAGCGGTGGTCCATCGAACGTTGGCACGCAGCCAGCGGTTGGATTCGCGACAGAAACGGTGGTCGTGGAGCGGGTCGGTGACAGACACCAGCGGGAAGGCAG AAGCCCCCGCTGTAGCTGAAG CCAGCAAGCGCTCTGCATCAGCACTCAACCTCAAACAGCCCGAAACGCCTCTCCACAAGCGCCTCTCCTCCTCGGCAGCGCTTCTCAATTCTCCCAGCGTAG GCGCAGCTAAAAGGAGCTCTTCCCTAAACAGGCTGAATAACAAAGGATCTCTGAGTTCGGAGCAAGGACTACTCAACGCTTCACAAGCAGAGCAGAAAG GAGAACCGGAGAAGAAACGGAGTTCATCGTTGAGCAGAATGAGCAATAAACTTCCCGAAATAGAAAACgtacagaaagaagaaaaagcag CTTCCGTCAGCTCCCCAGCCCACCTCCCCAAAGTGCCATTACGTAGCCGCAGCACAGACCGGTTGAAGGGAGCGGCTTCCTCCTCCGAACACGCCCCGTCGGAATCCACACAG AAACCTGAGCCAGCCAAGCAGCCCCCGTCTTCCACAGGGAGGAGAGCGCCTTCCCCGTCTCTGCCTGGCTCCAGGCGCTCCATCTCACCCGGGAACGTGGGGAAGCTCCCTCCGTCTCCAGCAACAATAAG ACGCAGGCCGCAGCAATCTTCCACAAATGTCTCACGGCAGCGGCCATCCTCACCCATGGCGGTCCCTAAACCGGCCCCGATTCAGCGCCCACCCCTCACCCTGAACGTCCTCGGCGTCACCAAAAAGAAGAGCGAGGTGGAGAGCAGTGCGGCTCCCCAGGAGCAGGAAACCACCGGGCTCCCCTCGGAGAAAGAATCGCCCGCCGGACTGCCTAAAACCAAAGAag ATGCGAGTGGCAAAACTCTTCCAGGGACCACAACTGCTGAAGAAGCATCGAAGATCTTGGCAGAAAAACGCCGCCTTGCCCGGGAACAGCGAGAGCGTGAAGACCAGGAAAAGCttcaaagagaagaggaagaaag AATCCGGAAGGAGGAGCTGGCCAGCTTAGCCCAGGAAAAGCAGGCGCAGGAGGAGGCCGCCCTCCGAGAGATGGAGGAGCTGAAGAGAGCAGAAgaagaggagcagcagcagctggcCGAGAAGGAGCGGATTCAGAAGGAGCAGGAAGAGCAGGAGAAGCTGGTGGAGCTTCAGCTGCAG CGGGAAGAAGCCGAGGCAAAGGCTTTCGAAGAGGCCGAGAAACAGCGGCAGGAACGGGAGCGGATTATGCAGCAGAACCTGCAGGAGAGGATGGAGAGGAAGAAG AGAATCGAAGAAATTATGAAGAGGACGCGGAAGGCCGAGCGAAGCGACGCTAAA AATGAAGACAAGTCGAATGAGGAAGATGAGGAcactgaagaagaggaagagcagggtcTCGAAAAGCAAGATCAGCCGG AAAAGTCCAAATGCGAGGACCCCTCCCTTGAAGACAGCCCGGAGGCCTTGTGCCGTTTCACTTTGCTGCACGAAGGCTCGAAAATGGGAGCGGACGACGTCTTCCTCAATGGGAACAagcgggaggaagaggaggagaggagtgaGGATGGGCCCTCCCTGTATTTCGGCCAGTCAGTAGAAACCAG tATTCCAGCCAAAGGACCAGTCATCGAGAACTCGGAAATCCTGCAGGTGAACGAAGCCAACCGCCCCGTGGCGTTCATCCCAAATTTCAACGGAAAAACTTCCGCGTGGGATTTCGAAGAAATCATTGATCTCGGGGTGCATCCTAAGACAGGCAGGCTGAGTTCGGAGAGTCTCGCGGCTGATGTGCCCGGCCAGAAGTTCAGAGACGGCCCTCCGTTACCGGCAAGCCCAAAGCTGGCGTTTGAGGAGGACGGTGGCATGAATCCCTTGACCAAACCCATCGAGGCGGCATCAG ACCTGTGA
- the MAP7D3 gene encoding MAP7 domain-containing protein 3 isoform X2: MAEGNGGGAPPGVATPPPSTLKGLREQMVAAAQALAEERRNQGGVSTVSLQAPISTKAKPVLDGSLLKSEERQRLARERREEREKQHAAKETQILEKEKKAKLQYEKQIEEKQKRLKEQKLKEQQRRAAVEQKRKQKIEEEKVHYEAVVHRTLARSQRLDSRQKRWSWSGSVTDTSGKAASKRSASALNLKQPETPLHKRLSSSAALLNSPSVGAAKRSSSLNRLNNKGSLSSEQGLLNASQAEQKGEPEKKRSSSLSRMSNKLPEIENVQKEEKAARRLAENTSVSRLLTPTQASLARSKSAATLSAEGKDPAASVSSPAHLPKVPLRSRSTDRLKGAASSSEHAPSESTQKPEPAKQPPSSTGRRAPSPSLPGSRRSISPGNVGKLPPSPATIRRRPQQSSTNVSRQRPSSPMAVPKPAPIQRPPLTLNVLGVTKKKSEVESSAAPQEQETTGLPSEKESPAGLPKTKEDASGKTLPGTTTAEEASKILAEKRRLAREQREREDQEKLQREEEERIRKEELASLAQEKQAQEEAALREMEELKRAEEEEQQQLAEKERIQKEQEEQEKLVELQLQREEAEAKAFEEAEKQRQERERIMQQNLQERMERKKRIEEIMKRTRKAERSDAKNEDKSNEEDEDTEEEEEQGLEKQDQPEKSKCEDPSLEDSPEALCRFTLLHEGSKMGADDVFLNGNKREEEEERSEDGPSLYFGQSVETSIPAKGPVIENSEILQVNEANRPVAFIPNFNGKTSAWDFEEIIDLGVHPKTGRLSSESLAADVPGQKFRDGPPLPASPKLAFEEDGGMNPLTKPIEAASDL, from the exons ATGGCGGAGGGGAACGGCGGAGGGGCGCCTCCCGGGGTCGCCACGCCGCCTCCCTCGACCCTGAAGGGGCTGCGGGAGCAGATGG TTGCTGCGGCCCAAGCATTAGCCGAAGAAAGAAGGAACCAAGGAGGGGTTAGCACTGTTTCACTCCAGGCCCCAATTAGCACAAAAGCAAAaccag TGCTGGATGGTTCTCTCTTGAAGTCAGAAGAACGGCAAAGATTGGCTCGGGAACGTCGAGAAGAGCGGGAGAAACAGCATG CTGCCAAAGAAACCCAGAtcctggagaaggagaagaaagcgaAGCTGCAGTACGAAAAGCAAATAGAAGAGAAGCAGAAACGGCTGAAGGAGCAGAAGCTGAAAGAGCAGCAGAGAAGGGCTGCGGTGGAGCAGAAGCGGAAACAGAAGATCGAAGAGGAAAAA GTGCATTACGAAGCGGTGGTCCATCGAACGTTGGCACGCAGCCAGCGGTTGGATTCGCGACAGAAACGGTGGTCGTGGAGCGGGTCGGTGACAGACACCAGCGGGAAGGCAG CCAGCAAGCGCTCTGCATCAGCACTCAACCTCAAACAGCCCGAAACGCCTCTCCACAAGCGCCTCTCCTCCTCGGCAGCGCTTCTCAATTCTCCCAGCGTAG GCGCAGCTAAAAGGAGCTCTTCCCTAAACAGGCTGAATAACAAAGGATCTCTGAGTTCGGAGCAAGGACTACTCAACGCTTCACAAGCAGAGCAGAAAG GAGAACCGGAGAAGAAACGGAGTTCATCGTTGAGCAGAATGAGCAATAAACTTCCCGAAATAGAAAACgtacagaaagaagaaaaagcag CTCGCCGTTTGGCCGAGAACACTTCCGTCAGCCGCCTGCTCACCCCCACCCAGGCCTCTCTAGCCAGGAGTAAGAGCGCAGCCACCTTGTCTGCTGAGGGCAAAGATCCCGCAG CTTCCGTCAGCTCCCCAGCCCACCTCCCCAAAGTGCCATTACGTAGCCGCAGCACAGACCGGTTGAAGGGAGCGGCTTCCTCCTCCGAACACGCCCCGTCGGAATCCACACAG AAACCTGAGCCAGCCAAGCAGCCCCCGTCTTCCACAGGGAGGAGAGCGCCTTCCCCGTCTCTGCCTGGCTCCAGGCGCTCCATCTCACCCGGGAACGTGGGGAAGCTCCCTCCGTCTCCAGCAACAATAAG ACGCAGGCCGCAGCAATCTTCCACAAATGTCTCACGGCAGCGGCCATCCTCACCCATGGCGGTCCCTAAACCGGCCCCGATTCAGCGCCCACCCCTCACCCTGAACGTCCTCGGCGTCACCAAAAAGAAGAGCGAGGTGGAGAGCAGTGCGGCTCCCCAGGAGCAGGAAACCACCGGGCTCCCCTCGGAGAAAGAATCGCCCGCCGGACTGCCTAAAACCAAAGAag ATGCGAGTGGCAAAACTCTTCCAGGGACCACAACTGCTGAAGAAGCATCGAAGATCTTGGCAGAAAAACGCCGCCTTGCCCGGGAACAGCGAGAGCGTGAAGACCAGGAAAAGCttcaaagagaagaggaagaaag AATCCGGAAGGAGGAGCTGGCCAGCTTAGCCCAGGAAAAGCAGGCGCAGGAGGAGGCCGCCCTCCGAGAGATGGAGGAGCTGAAGAGAGCAGAAgaagaggagcagcagcagctggcCGAGAAGGAGCGGATTCAGAAGGAGCAGGAAGAGCAGGAGAAGCTGGTGGAGCTTCAGCTGCAG CGGGAAGAAGCCGAGGCAAAGGCTTTCGAAGAGGCCGAGAAACAGCGGCAGGAACGGGAGCGGATTATGCAGCAGAACCTGCAGGAGAGGATGGAGAGGAAGAAG AGAATCGAAGAAATTATGAAGAGGACGCGGAAGGCCGAGCGAAGCGACGCTAAA AATGAAGACAAGTCGAATGAGGAAGATGAGGAcactgaagaagaggaagagcagggtcTCGAAAAGCAAGATCAGCCGG AAAAGTCCAAATGCGAGGACCCCTCCCTTGAAGACAGCCCGGAGGCCTTGTGCCGTTTCACTTTGCTGCACGAAGGCTCGAAAATGGGAGCGGACGACGTCTTCCTCAATGGGAACAagcgggaggaagaggaggagaggagtgaGGATGGGCCCTCCCTGTATTTCGGCCAGTCAGTAGAAACCAG tATTCCAGCCAAAGGACCAGTCATCGAGAACTCGGAAATCCTGCAGGTGAACGAAGCCAACCGCCCCGTGGCGTTCATCCCAAATTTCAACGGAAAAACTTCCGCGTGGGATTTCGAAGAAATCATTGATCTCGGGGTGCATCCTAAGACAGGCAGGCTGAGTTCGGAGAGTCTCGCGGCTGATGTGCCCGGCCAGAAGTTCAGAGACGGCCCTCCGTTACCGGCAAGCCCAAAGCTGGCGTTTGAGGAGGACGGTGGCATGAATCCCTTGACCAAACCCATCGAGGCGGCATCAG ACCTGTGA